One part of the Planctomycetota bacterium genome encodes these proteins:
- a CDS encoding TIGR02710 family CRISPR-associated CARF protein: MTAKSKPPVLYIATVGSSPEPILHALTERTPDRVVFIVSPGSRRVVEEKILPALGKGVSWELLLLPDPEDLTDAVRHLRALTPKVTDWVSNRAGVLADYTGGTKVMSAALLLAARRWPAEFLYVGGDRRTKDGLGVVETGSERLYARPNPLDAFGYQAVEDAAALFNGGYVAAAGRLLRDSLKTTASQVVKRLLGAVAALAEGYAHWDAFRPADAVPRWEEYLREAAFVGEVLHNAAEVRRKVEEHLDHVCRLAASRERPSSDFVRDLAANAKRRFEVGRVDEAVAVCYRAIEATAQIRLEEKYGLKTSEVPLEALPESMRAGRTGASVKLALQDAYQFLAAQGDELGRRFQELGLHDPKKSVLVARNQSILAHGFQPVGEETYLKLSESLRRLAGLEEGDLERLRFPRLEA, translated from the coding sequence ATGACCGCGAAGTCGAAGCCGCCTGTCCTCTACATCGCCACGGTCGGATCCTCTCCGGAGCCCATTCTGCACGCTCTAACGGAGCGAACTCCGGATCGAGTCGTTTTCATCGTCTCGCCGGGCAGCCGCCGTGTCGTCGAGGAGAAGATCCTGCCCGCTCTCGGGAAGGGCGTTTCCTGGGAACTGCTTCTGCTTCCCGATCCTGAGGACCTGACCGATGCGGTGCGTCACCTGCGGGCTTTGACGCCGAAGGTGACCGACTGGGTGAGCAACCGTGCCGGCGTGCTGGCCGATTACACGGGAGGGACCAAGGTCATGTCGGCGGCGCTCCTTCTGGCCGCCCGGCGATGGCCTGCCGAGTTTCTCTACGTGGGTGGCGATCGGCGCACGAAGGACGGCCTCGGAGTGGTCGAAACGGGCTCCGAACGGCTCTACGCGCGTCCCAATCCGCTGGACGCGTTCGGCTACCAGGCCGTCGAGGACGCGGCGGCGCTTTTCAACGGCGGCTACGTGGCGGCGGCCGGACGGCTTCTTCGAGACAGCCTGAAGACAACGGCCAGCCAGGTGGTCAAAAGACTCCTGGGAGCCGTGGCCGCTTTGGCGGAGGGGTACGCGCATTGGGATGCGTTCCGGCCGGCGGACGCCGTTCCGCGCTGGGAGGAGTATCTCCGCGAAGCCGCTTTTGTCGGCGAAGTGCTGCACAACGCCGCCGAGGTTCGCCGCAAGGTCGAAGAGCACCTGGATCATGTGTGCCGGCTGGCCGCCTCCCGGGAGCGCCCGTCGTCGGATTTTGTACGGGATCTGGCGGCCAACGCCAAGCGGCGCTTCGAGGTGGGGCGGGTGGACGAGGCGGTGGCCGTCTGCTACCGCGCGATCGAGGCGACCGCCCAGATCCGTCTTGAGGAAAAATATGGTCTCAAGACCTCCGAGGTGCCGCTCGAGGCGCTGCCGGAATCGATGCGGGCGGGCCGGACGGGAGCTTCCGTGAAGCTGGCATTACAGGACGCCTACCAGTTTCTGGCGGCCCAGGGGGACGAGCTCGGTCGGCGCTTTCAGGAGCTGGGTCTGCACGATCCGAAAAAGTCCGTCCTCGTGGCCCGGAATCAGTCGATCCTGGCGCACGGTTTCCAGCCGGTGGGCGAAGAGACGTACCTGAAGCTTTCGGAGTCGCTGCGCCGGCTTGCGGGACTTGAGGAAGGGGACCTGGAGCGGCTGCGTTTCCCGAGGCTGGAGGCATGA
- the cmr6 gene encoding type III-B CRISPR module RAMP protein Cmr6 yields the protein MLLALCVPRDAADALRVQQLPVERWAEEVVRRAGPPANLGLLFQRWMPLRPPDRTLKNSKGNLLRQMAEQSGAADQSLLREIHRRLDAALESLRSLGAAVVSESAVLTSRLVSRLGEPHALETGFMFHPLYGVPYLPGSGIKGAVRAVVHPQDKKLAETLFGTQEKAGRVIFFDAFPLTCRLEVDYLTPHYKEYYPEGKRWSTDDQGPNPVPFLSVPARVEWRFRAAVLPARGSDLEPAESLGARLRSALGEALKDRGLGAKKTAGYGVFQIGTAETAAAAPRRESAPSLPAPSLKRGDRVEVELREKNPKKGTWKVCHLASGRIGFIVNSKDAPGDWTAGQRVFVLVDSVSSQEGGNINFRWVPPGPSAPAAGKKGTS from the coding sequence GTGTTGCTTGCCCTCTGCGTCCCCCGGGACGCCGCGGATGCCCTCCGGGTTCAGCAGCTGCCGGTGGAAAGGTGGGCGGAGGAGGTCGTTCGGCGCGCCGGTCCGCCGGCCAACCTGGGGCTTCTTTTTCAGCGCTGGATGCCTCTGCGGCCGCCGGACAGAACCCTGAAAAACAGCAAAGGCAATCTCTTGAGGCAGATGGCCGAGCAAAGCGGAGCTGCCGACCAGTCGCTTCTGCGCGAGATCCACCGGCGCCTTGATGCGGCGCTTGAATCCCTCAGGTCGCTCGGCGCCGCGGTGGTCTCGGAATCGGCGGTTCTGACCTCCCGGCTGGTTTCGCGCCTGGGGGAGCCGCATGCGCTCGAAACGGGGTTCATGTTCCACCCCCTCTACGGGGTTCCGTACCTTCCGGGAAGCGGAATCAAGGGGGCGGTCCGGGCGGTTGTTCATCCTCAGGACAAGAAGTTGGCCGAAACGCTTTTCGGGACGCAGGAGAAGGCCGGCCGAGTGATCTTCTTCGACGCTTTTCCTCTGACCTGCCGGCTCGAGGTCGACTACCTGACGCCCCACTACAAGGAGTACTACCCCGAGGGAAAGAGATGGTCCACCGATGACCAAGGGCCGAATCCCGTTCCCTTTCTTTCCGTACCGGCGAGAGTGGAGTGGAGGTTTCGCGCCGCGGTTCTTCCGGCCCGCGGGTCCGACCTGGAGCCGGCGGAATCCCTGGGCGCACGGCTGAGGTCGGCGCTCGGGGAAGCGCTCAAAGATCGAGGTCTGGGCGCCAAGAAAACGGCCGGCTACGGAGTGTTTCAAATCGGAACGGCGGAAACTGCAGCTGCCGCGCCGCGCCGTGAGTCCGCCCCTTCCCTTCCGGCGCCGTCCCTCAAAAGGGGCGATCGAGTCGAGGTCGAACTGCGTGAGAAGAATCCCAAGAAGGGGACCTGGAAGGTATGTCACCTGGCGAGCGGCCGCATCGGCTTCATCGTCAATTCGAAGGATGCGCCGGGGGACTGGACTGCCGGACAGCGCGTTTTCGTTCTGGTCGACTCGGTATCGAGCCAGGAAGGAGGGAATATCAACTTTCGGTGGGTCCCGCCGGGCCCTTCCGCCCCGGCAGCGGGAAAGAAGGGAACGTCCTAA
- the cmr5 gene encoding type III-B CRISPR module-associated protein Cmr5, which translates to MSGEKTMDQRRAQHVLGKVATTPLTKEHKSTVESLPSMIMASGLGPTLAFLRAKSDDPHTWTYKVLQEWLHQGCADQIGWKSKNDDLLGRLADEDSFIYRAATQEALAYAAWLKRAVRARVKEGGEARGKGGAP; encoded by the coding sequence ATGAGCGGCGAGAAGACGATGGATCAGCGTCGGGCTCAGCATGTCCTTGGAAAGGTGGCGACGACGCCCCTGACGAAGGAACATAAAAGCACCGTCGAGTCGCTCCCCAGCATGATCATGGCCTCGGGGCTGGGGCCGACGCTTGCGTTTCTCAGGGCCAAAAGCGACGACCCTCACACGTGGACCTACAAGGTCTTGCAGGAGTGGCTCCATCAGGGGTGTGCCGATCAGATCGGCTGGAAGTCGAAAAATGATGACCTTCTCGGACGGCTGGCGGACGAGGATTCCTTCATCTATCGCGCGGCCACCCAGGAGGCGCTGGCCTATGCGGCCTGGCTCAAGCGCGCGGTGCGGGCCAGGGTGAAGGAGGGCGGGGAGGCGCGGGGGAAAGGAGGGGCCCCGTGA
- the cmr4 gene encoding type III-B CRISPR module RAMP protein Cmr4 — protein MFKREALLFLYAETPVHWGTGSSIGAIDLPIQRERHTGYPMGQGAGIKGSVRDLLYRKESDRDRRAHLETIFGPETGAEADKFAGAVAFGDAKLILFPIRSLRGTFAYATSRPALERLARDAEVRDWKLTEPEKSGARVTTKSSLVLESSPAAVILEESRFAAKPDSALDAVAEWLRKNAVAEGYWAERITSHLVLLPETDFQYFVRTSTVVEAHTRIDDTKGTVADGALFQAEFVPCDSLFYVPLAAADPFGGRGKTNGLGDAAAILNKLRTDLDGARMQTGADATTGRGIVRLKFMEKGGAR, from the coding sequence ATGTTCAAGCGTGAGGCGCTGCTTTTTCTTTATGCGGAAACGCCGGTGCACTGGGGAACGGGGTCCAGCATCGGCGCGATCGATCTGCCCATTCAGAGGGAGCGCCATACCGGTTACCCCATGGGCCAGGGGGCCGGCATCAAAGGAAGTGTGCGCGACCTTCTCTATCGGAAGGAATCGGACAGGGACCGCCGAGCGCACCTGGAAACGATCTTCGGACCCGAGACGGGAGCGGAGGCGGATAAATTCGCCGGCGCCGTGGCGTTCGGGGACGCGAAGCTGATCCTGTTCCCCATCCGGAGCCTGCGCGGAACGTTCGCGTACGCCACAAGCCGGCCGGCCCTGGAGCGGCTGGCGAGGGACGCCGAGGTCCGGGACTGGAAGCTGACGGAGCCGGAGAAAAGCGGAGCCCGGGTCACCACGAAAAGCAGCCTGGTGCTCGAGAGCTCCCCGGCGGCCGTGATTCTGGAAGAAAGCCGCTTCGCGGCGAAACCCGATTCCGCCCTGGACGCCGTGGCCGAGTGGCTTCGGAAGAACGCCGTCGCCGAGGGGTACTGGGCGGAACGGATCACGAGCCACCTCGTGCTCCTTCCGGAAACGGACTTCCAGTACTTCGTCCGGACCTCGACCGTCGTCGAGGCACATACGAGGATCGACGACACGAAAGGTACGGTTGCCGACGGCGCTCTCTTTCAGGCCGAGTTCGTCCCCTGCGATTCGCTCTTCTATGTGCCGCTGGCGGCGGCGGACCCCTTCGGGGGAAGGGGCAAGACGAACGGTCTGGGGGATGCCGCCGCGATTCTCAACAAACTGAGGACCGACCTGGACGGGGCGCGGATGCAGACGGGGGCGGACGCCACGACGGGACGCGGAATCGTGCGGCTGAAGTTCATGGAGAAAGGAGGCGCCCGATGA
- the cmr3 gene encoding type III-B CRISPR module-associated protein Cmr3 — protein MSERWVDLEPVDVLFFRDARPFGAGSENYAEGIFPPLPSVTAGALRTAAMASYGADFSARRLEGPAAEVWGRPGEAAFRVSFKGPFLRRGNDLLFPAPADLEFSQERVWRWAPLGRDRLPFSSSLAREGLRSLWKIEAGRGTGEKLEGPVYLTARDMEAWLSGGIPGEPVCAEALWGTERRFGIALGGTRTVREGMLYSLRMVRLNEEKRVRLAVAVEGEGVAPLRDKGILRLGGEGRMARWEKSTAGRWPAGFMREGRFAWTFVTPAIFMEGQTAGWKPSRICKRENGWVLDDGDVRARLVGVRLPTMVPVSGWDIAARSAKPLRLAVPAGAVYYFELERGDPVQKYHARSVSDVGAQEGFGIVLVGGWDYVQA, from the coding sequence ATGAGCGAACGATGGGTGGATCTGGAGCCGGTGGATGTGCTTTTCTTCCGCGACGCCCGTCCTTTCGGAGCCGGGAGCGAAAATTACGCGGAGGGAATCTTCCCGCCGCTGCCGTCGGTGACGGCGGGGGCGCTCCGGACGGCCGCGATGGCCTCGTACGGAGCGGACTTCTCCGCCAGGCGGCTGGAAGGGCCGGCCGCCGAGGTGTGGGGCCGGCCGGGAGAGGCGGCTTTCCGCGTGAGCTTCAAAGGGCCGTTCCTGCGACGCGGGAACGATCTTCTTTTCCCGGCGCCTGCGGATCTCGAATTTTCGCAGGAGAGGGTCTGGCGGTGGGCTCCGCTGGGCCGGGATCGGCTTCCGTTCTCTTCGTCGCTGGCCAGGGAGGGGCTCCGCTCGCTTTGGAAAATCGAGGCGGGCCGGGGAACGGGGGAGAAGCTCGAAGGGCCGGTCTATCTGACCGCACGGGACATGGAGGCCTGGCTTTCCGGCGGGATTCCGGGGGAGCCGGTCTGTGCGGAGGCGCTCTGGGGAACCGAAAGGCGCTTTGGAATCGCTCTCGGCGGCACGCGCACCGTAAGAGAGGGAATGCTCTATTCGCTCCGGATGGTCCGCCTGAACGAGGAAAAGCGGGTTCGTCTTGCGGTGGCGGTCGAAGGCGAGGGTGTCGCGCCTCTTCGGGATAAGGGGATTCTTCGCCTCGGCGGAGAGGGGCGCATGGCACGGTGGGAGAAATCCACGGCAGGTCGCTGGCCCGCCGGCTTCATGCGGGAGGGCCGGTTCGCCTGGACGTTCGTGACGCCGGCCATCTTCATGGAGGGGCAGACAGCAGGGTGGAAGCCTTCCCGGATCTGCAAGAGAGAAAACGGCTGGGTTCTGGACGACGGGGACGTGCGCGCCCGGCTCGTCGGCGTGCGTTTGCCGACGATGGTCCCTGTGTCCGGCTGGGATATCGCGGCCAGGAGCGCCAAACCCCTGCGTCTCGCGGTTCCCGCTGGAGCGGTGTACTACTTCGAGCTGGAGCGGGGCGATCCCGTTCAGAAGTACCACGCCCGATCGGTTTCGGACGTCGGAGCTCAGGAAGGATTTGGAATCGTGTTGGTCGGAGGTTGGGATTATGTTCAAGCGTGA
- the cas10 gene encoding type III-B CRISPR-associated protein Cas10/Cmr2, producing MAITDERILRLKIAALLHDPPEKAGILFAAPHEDVAKELLTAAGLEPQIPEAVRQADRMAAGADRFPLEDRKKYAVGWRENPQLTHPLSGRTYDLAPHDCRKDTLISTDWETVSASVREAVGHIEKEYSNLWMRYLALWRLLPRYLMDGRFHSGGRKEELGLLWSLLPADSRIPDHSIWEHARLTSALVGAGDDPALFFFALGPVQSLIAAARKSADLWAGSVFLSELLARALLAVASELGPDAVIFPDVWGHPQVDRWLAKEGVKDCEPEDEAFRIPSLPNQFLAVVPLEKVEKLAAAAEGGVKEFLEGEAKKYAAELKEQGRAQLLSAIETYWSAVPWKRLFTDKEGKGKEELLSWWRKVQNWTRKESAFLKQIKEESAAFRFLNSGAAYGSLVDLARLSLDSVKASRVRAVEEEEGRHRCHLCGLRSAVWEDPRDEDRVDRLCGVCTVKRRLGRDRRVHGQGFPSTSTLAAAPWFERLAETLESRAAGTDRLRSALEKVRSAVSQVDKDKERYWIPDHTHEKLRSWQILEDLAYADARWLYLDAVSADGQEGSRDLVEALRELRGALQELHLPVEPRRYYAVLVADGDGMGKWLSGERCPSYDEVVHQKVMGHLPFGDVKRPYAPAYQAALSRALRDFARHVIPHVVEKAGPGALVYAGGDDVLALLPLEPLPRIARMIRYAFAGEREEGDREIGIPGARMRNGFARFERGRHELYRLLGPQATLSAGIAVAHAKSPMRLALEAARECEELAKSAPEKNAVGLAVLKRSGDREVLCFHWAALDVMDLVAGVFRGRPSQELPGARFFLSRKFVGHLEESLPLLEREPEARQEQILWLLRRHLYMAGGASEEAQGKILCQEKERIAQEVSAALEAVLKRFKEPRHPSGYPEEYFWPSAQLVRLVAAAEFLARERDE from the coding sequence ATGGCCATAACCGACGAGCGTATTCTCCGGCTCAAAATCGCGGCGCTTCTGCACGATCCTCCGGAAAAGGCAGGGATCCTGTTTGCGGCGCCGCATGAAGACGTGGCGAAAGAGCTCCTGACGGCCGCGGGCCTCGAGCCCCAAATTCCCGAGGCGGTCCGGCAGGCGGACCGCATGGCCGCCGGCGCGGACCGGTTTCCTCTTGAAGATCGCAAGAAGTACGCGGTCGGCTGGCGCGAGAATCCCCAGCTCACCCATCCCTTGTCCGGCCGCACGTATGACCTGGCTCCGCACGATTGCCGGAAGGACACGCTCATTTCCACCGACTGGGAAACGGTGTCCGCCTCCGTACGGGAAGCCGTCGGACATATCGAGAAGGAGTATTCGAACCTTTGGATGCGCTATCTCGCGCTCTGGCGCCTCCTGCCTCGGTACCTCATGGACGGGCGGTTTCACTCGGGGGGGCGGAAGGAAGAACTGGGACTTCTCTGGAGCCTCCTTCCCGCGGACAGCCGCATTCCGGATCACTCGATCTGGGAGCATGCCCGCCTGACCTCGGCGCTGGTGGGCGCAGGGGACGATCCTGCCCTCTTTTTCTTCGCTCTGGGACCCGTGCAGTCGTTGATCGCGGCGGCCCGGAAAAGCGCGGACCTCTGGGCGGGATCGGTTTTCCTGTCCGAGCTCCTGGCCCGGGCGCTCCTGGCGGTGGCCTCCGAGCTGGGTCCGGACGCCGTCATCTTCCCCGACGTGTGGGGACACCCGCAAGTGGACCGCTGGCTCGCGAAAGAGGGAGTGAAGGACTGCGAACCGGAGGACGAAGCGTTTCGGATTCCTTCGCTGCCGAACCAGTTCCTGGCGGTCGTCCCTCTCGAGAAGGTGGAGAAGCTCGCGGCGGCGGCGGAAGGGGGCGTCAAGGAGTTTCTCGAAGGAGAAGCGAAAAAGTACGCCGCGGAACTCAAGGAGCAGGGCAGGGCTCAGCTCCTGTCGGCGATCGAGACGTACTGGAGCGCCGTCCCCTGGAAGCGTCTTTTCACGGACAAGGAGGGAAAGGGCAAAGAGGAGCTTCTGTCCTGGTGGCGGAAAGTTCAGAACTGGACGCGTAAGGAGTCGGCCTTTCTGAAGCAGATCAAGGAGGAATCGGCGGCTTTTCGGTTCCTGAATTCGGGGGCGGCGTACGGAAGCCTCGTAGACCTGGCGCGTCTCTCGCTCGATTCGGTCAAGGCCTCTAGGGTGCGGGCGGTGGAGGAGGAGGAAGGGAGGCACCGTTGCCATCTCTGCGGCCTGCGTTCGGCGGTCTGGGAAGATCCAAGGGACGAGGATCGGGTCGATCGGCTGTGCGGGGTGTGTACGGTCAAACGTCGGCTCGGCCGCGACCGCCGGGTACACGGTCAGGGATTCCCTTCCACCTCCACGCTGGCGGCGGCGCCCTGGTTCGAGCGTCTGGCGGAAACCCTCGAAAGCCGTGCGGCCGGCACGGACAGGCTGCGGAGCGCGCTGGAAAAGGTGCGGTCCGCCGTGTCGCAGGTGGACAAAGATAAGGAGCGATACTGGATCCCCGACCATACGCACGAGAAGCTGCGTTCCTGGCAAATCCTAGAGGATCTGGCTTACGCGGACGCCCGCTGGCTGTATCTCGATGCCGTGTCGGCGGACGGCCAGGAGGGAAGCAGGGACCTTGTAGAGGCCTTGCGCGAGCTGCGGGGGGCTCTGCAGGAGCTTCACCTTCCTGTCGAACCGCGCCGCTATTACGCGGTTCTGGTCGCCGACGGCGACGGAATGGGCAAGTGGCTCTCGGGGGAACGCTGCCCCTCCTACGATGAGGTGGTTCACCAGAAGGTGATGGGCCACCTGCCGTTCGGAGACGTGAAGCGTCCGTACGCCCCCGCGTACCAGGCGGCTCTCAGCCGTGCGCTTCGGGACTTCGCCCGCCATGTGATCCCCCACGTCGTCGAAAAGGCAGGGCCGGGGGCGCTGGTCTATGCCGGCGGAGACGATGTGCTGGCGCTTCTTCCGCTGGAGCCCCTTCCGAGGATCGCGCGCATGATCCGCTATGCGTTCGCCGGAGAGCGTGAAGAAGGGGATCGCGAGATCGGAATCCCAGGGGCACGTATGCGGAACGGCTTCGCGCGCTTCGAGAGAGGCCGCCATGAGCTTTACCGGCTTCTGGGCCCCCAGGCGACCCTGAGCGCCGGAATCGCCGTGGCGCATGCGAAGAGCCCGATGCGCCTGGCCCTCGAGGCGGCGCGGGAGTGCGAGGAGCTCGCCAAGTCCGCCCCGGAGAAGAACGCGGTGGGCCTGGCGGTCCTGAAGCGTTCGGGGGATCGGGAGGTTCTCTGCTTCCACTGGGCGGCGCTCGACGTCATGGACCTCGTGGCCGGCGTCTTCCGTGGAAGACCCAGCCAGGAGCTTCCCGGCGCCCGGTTCTTCCTTTCACGGAAGTTTGTGGGCCACCTGGAGGAGTCGCTTCCCCTTCTCGAAAGAGAGCCGGAGGCCCGCCAGGAGCAGATCCTGTGGCTTCTGCGGAGGCATCTTTACATGGCGGGGGGCGCCTCCGAGGAGGCGCAGGGAAAGATCCTTTGCCAAGAGAAGGAGCGGATCGCGCAGGAAGTTTCCGCGGCGCTCGAGGCGGTCCTGAAACGCTTCAAGGAGCCCCGGCACCCGTCGGGCTATCCGGAGGAATACTTTTGGCCGAGCGCCCAGTTGGTCCGTCTCGTTGCGGCGGCGGAGTTCCTCGCCCGGGAGCGTGACGAATGA
- the cmr1 gene encoding type III-B CRISPR module RAMP protein Cmr1, protein MGKATIEFKTVTPAFIHREPPGKAEREPRGEAEFRIPSLRGVLRFWTRAVYGPFFGNPKELFRKESELWGKTEWASRVRLRVDGVTPEETRQHPLLPHSPERKSPSTALSPNRTYRVRIDGSRESLREAICILRLATVLGGLGQRSRRGAGSFDVQVLEAPEDLEERYRNPLPQDPERLAQWIRGTIQHLQRNMGQPAHSGEAPFPMLCPAPHACASIRVRRGSAADAENARRDIMIALRGYKSPSWGLPYLKPRAGHPTIGGRDVRWASPAHFRILRGDRGVLEVLTVLKSPFPSVIPMDLRNWNEVDRFARNFGGVVAWP, encoded by the coding sequence ATGGGAAAAGCAACGATTGAATTCAAGACGGTCACCCCCGCGTTCATTCACCGGGAACCCCCCGGGAAAGCGGAGCGGGAACCCCGCGGGGAAGCGGAGTTCCGCATTCCCTCGCTCCGCGGCGTGCTCCGGTTCTGGACGCGGGCGGTCTACGGTCCTTTTTTCGGCAACCCGAAGGAGCTTTTCAGGAAGGAAAGCGAACTCTGGGGAAAAACCGAGTGGGCCTCGCGCGTTCGGCTTCGGGTCGACGGCGTCACGCCTGAGGAAACACGGCAACATCCGTTGCTTCCTCACAGTCCGGAGCGGAAGTCACCCTCGACGGCGCTTTCTCCGAATCGGACGTACCGTGTTCGAATAGACGGCTCCCGCGAGAGTCTCCGAGAAGCCATCTGCATTCTGCGCCTAGCCACGGTGCTGGGCGGGCTGGGACAGCGCTCGCGTCGGGGAGCGGGATCCTTCGACGTGCAGGTGCTGGAAGCCCCGGAGGACCTCGAGGAACGGTACCGCAACCCGCTCCCTCAGGACCCGGAGCGACTCGCCCAGTGGATCAGAGGCACCATCCAACATCTCCAGCGCAACATGGGCCAGCCTGCTCATTCCGGGGAAGCGCCGTTTCCGATGCTCTGCCCGGCTCCCCACGCGTGCGCATCGATCCGGGTGCGCCGAGGCAGTGCCGCCGATGCGGAGAATGCACGGAGGGACATCATGATCGCCCTCAGGGGCTATAAATCGCCAAGTTGGGGGCTTCCGTATCTCAAACCCCGCGCGGGACATCCCACCATCGGCGGGAGGGACGTGCGCTGGGCCAGCCCTGCTCATTTTCGGATCCTGCGGGGAGACAGGGGAGTCCTGGAAGTGCTCACGGTCCTCAAAAGCCCATTCCCATCGGTGATTCCCATGGATCTGCGCAACTGGAATGAAGTCGATCGCTTCGCCAGGAACTTCGGAGGCGTAGTCGCATGGCCATAA